A genomic segment from Sphingomonas astaxanthinifaciens DSM 22298 encodes:
- the smc gene encoding chromosome segregation protein SMC, which produces MRFRRLKLTGFKSFVEPADLRIEPGLTGVVGPNGCGKSNLLEALRWVMGEGSPKSLRGGGMEDVIFAGTTQRPARDFAEVSLLVERDEEGESEVTRRIERGAGSAYRIDGRDVRQKDVALLFADAATGAHSPALVSQNRIGAVIAARPAERRQMLEEAAGIAGLHVRRKDAEQKLRATEANLQRLDELLGDQEQRVAALKRQARTAERYRALTDRIRLAEGRLVYQRWAEAEAAAKAAGAEADSAMREVDALGARLGEAQKAQAAAAALVAEKRQAATSAREEGQELAHKLATARAGLDTARRRLTELDRMAGQLTVEREREQALKADAEQAVTALAAEIAAIGERLASSEARQERLVRALGKAEEANRTAEAALAGLLTREAALRAERQVAVAALHAARSQASRLAAEVEELERALAELQSGEDLAARRAAATKAAERAVAESAAAEQAIETAEGRRQQAAAERETADLALSAARAAHSAATSEIAALERTLASAPGKGVLARIKVAAGYEKALAAALGDDLGAPVGTTEDRGWAGAEPARDDPPLGAGLQPLADRVEAPAELARRLAQIGVADADTGQALAVGQRLVTRDGRLRRWDGFVSSGNGSAAAERLERSNRLAALREEFPRLEREHEAAAGAQQAASAMLAEQGKAVEKARRALAEAEGRARLARREEDSAHALLERQQQQRESLDRRRAELDPVHASARAAVVEAERVLAALPAEDMLAASVAEARAEAAEQGRLLAERRADLATAGRAASSDRERQLAAAREQSAWEERTKAADQRIADTLVRAERIAAEKTSLEDEPERLQGEVKRVEQALQGSGRLLQVALHAEREAEQALADIGAAFARENEAMASARERRAAAAARAEAQVARRIEYARVCGEKFECPPPLLPGKLGFDAAVLTDAAEESATLERLSAERERLGPVNLVAEQELAELEQSRLQGAAERDELAEAINRLRGSIGSLNREGRARLLAAFEAVDRHFRSLFTTLFDGGQAHLALIDSDDPLEAGLEIMAQPPGKRLTALSLLSGGEQALTAVALIFALFLTKPSPICVLDEVDAPLDDANVERFCDLLVRMTAETDTRYLIVTHNAVTMSRMHRLYGVTMVERGVSRIVSVDLGGAEALLAAE; this is translated from the coding sequence GTGCGGTTTCGCCGCCTCAAGCTGACTGGCTTCAAGAGCTTCGTCGAACCGGCCGATCTTCGGATCGAGCCGGGGCTGACGGGGGTCGTGGGTCCGAACGGCTGCGGCAAGTCGAACCTGCTCGAGGCGTTGCGCTGGGTGATGGGCGAAGGCAGTCCCAAGTCGCTGCGTGGCGGCGGCATGGAAGACGTGATCTTCGCGGGCACCACCCAGCGCCCCGCCCGCGACTTCGCCGAGGTCTCGCTGCTGGTCGAGCGCGACGAGGAGGGCGAGAGCGAGGTCACCCGCCGGATCGAGCGCGGCGCGGGCTCGGCCTATCGGATCGATGGCCGCGACGTCCGCCAGAAGGACGTCGCCTTGCTGTTCGCGGACGCGGCGACCGGCGCCCATTCGCCCGCCCTGGTCAGCCAGAACCGGATCGGCGCGGTGATCGCCGCGCGGCCCGCCGAACGGCGCCAGATGCTCGAGGAAGCGGCGGGGATCGCCGGCCTCCACGTCCGCCGCAAGGACGCCGAGCAGAAATTGCGCGCGACCGAAGCCAATCTCCAGCGGCTGGACGAACTGCTCGGCGACCAGGAGCAACGGGTCGCGGCGCTGAAGCGCCAGGCGCGCACCGCCGAACGCTATCGCGCGCTTACCGACCGGATCCGGCTGGCCGAGGGGCGGCTCGTCTACCAGCGCTGGGCGGAGGCGGAGGCGGCGGCCAAGGCGGCGGGCGCGGAGGCCGATTCGGCGATGCGCGAGGTCGACGCCCTGGGCGCGCGGCTCGGCGAAGCGCAAAAGGCGCAGGCGGCCGCAGCGGCATTGGTGGCCGAGAAAAGACAGGCCGCGACCAGCGCCCGCGAGGAAGGCCAGGAGCTCGCGCACAAGCTTGCCACCGCGCGTGCCGGTCTCGACACGGCCCGGAGGCGCCTGACCGAGCTCGATCGCATGGCCGGGCAGCTCACGGTCGAGCGCGAGCGCGAGCAGGCCCTCAAGGCCGATGCCGAGCAGGCGGTGACCGCGCTGGCGGCGGAGATTGCCGCGATTGGCGAACGCCTTGCGAGTAGCGAAGCGCGGCAGGAGCGACTGGTCCGGGCGCTGGGCAAGGCCGAGGAAGCCAACCGCACTGCCGAGGCGGCGCTCGCCGGGCTGCTGACCCGCGAGGCGGCGCTGCGGGCCGAAAGGCAGGTCGCGGTCGCCGCGCTCCATGCCGCACGAAGCCAGGCCAGCCGGCTCGCGGCCGAGGTCGAGGAGCTCGAACGCGCGCTGGCGGAGCTGCAGTCGGGCGAGGACCTGGCGGCGCGGCGGGCTGCGGCGACCAAGGCGGCGGAGCGCGCCGTCGCCGAATCCGCGGCGGCCGAGCAGGCGATCGAAACCGCCGAAGGGCGTCGCCAGCAGGCCGCGGCCGAGCGGGAGACGGCCGACCTCGCGCTGTCGGCGGCGCGCGCGGCGCATTCGGCGGCGACCAGCGAAATCGCCGCGCTCGAGCGGACCCTGGCCTCGGCCCCGGGGAAGGGTGTGCTCGCGCGGATCAAGGTGGCAGCCGGCTATGAAAAGGCGCTGGCGGCGGCGCTCGGCGACGATCTCGGCGCACCGGTGGGAACCACGGAAGATCGTGGCTGGGCGGGCGCGGAGCCGGCCCGCGACGACCCACCGCTCGGCGCCGGGCTCCAACCCCTGGCCGACCGGGTCGAGGCGCCCGCCGAGCTCGCCCGGCGGCTCGCGCAAATCGGAGTGGCCGACGCGGACACGGGGCAGGCGCTTGCGGTCGGCCAGCGGCTGGTCACCCGCGACGGCCGGCTGCGACGGTGGGATGGCTTCGTCAGCTCGGGCAATGGTTCGGCGGCGGCCGAGCGGCTCGAGCGCAGCAACCGGCTGGCCGCGCTTCGCGAGGAATTTCCTCGCCTCGAGCGTGAGCATGAGGCGGCCGCCGGGGCCCAGCAGGCCGCTTCCGCCATGCTTGCCGAACAAGGCAAGGCGGTGGAGAAAGCGCGCCGTGCGCTGGCGGAGGCCGAAGGACGCGCGCGGCTCGCCCGGCGCGAGGAGGATAGCGCACATGCGCTGCTCGAGCGCCAGCAGCAGCAGCGCGAATCGCTCGACAGGAGGCGCGCCGAACTCGACCCCGTCCATGCTTCGGCCCGAGCCGCGGTGGTCGAAGCCGAGCGCGTGCTGGCAGCGCTTCCCGCCGAGGACATGCTTGCCGCGTCCGTGGCGGAGGCGCGGGCCGAAGCCGCCGAGCAGGGCCGCCTGCTGGCCGAGCGCCGCGCCGACCTGGCCACCGCCGGCCGCGCCGCCAGCAGCGACCGCGAACGCCAGCTTGCCGCCGCGCGCGAGCAATCGGCATGGGAGGAGCGCACCAAGGCCGCCGACCAGCGCATCGCCGACACCCTTGTCCGCGCCGAGCGGATCGCGGCCGAGAAGACCAGCCTCGAGGACGAGCCCGAGCGGCTCCAGGGCGAGGTCAAGCGCGTCGAGCAGGCGTTGCAGGGATCGGGGCGGCTGCTCCAGGTCGCGCTCCACGCCGAGCGCGAGGCCGAGCAGGCGCTGGCCGACATCGGCGCCGCCTTCGCCCGCGAGAACGAGGCGATGGCGAGCGCGCGCGAGCGGCGGGCGGCGGCGGCGGCCCGGGCCGAGGCGCAGGTCGCACGGCGGATCGAATATGCGCGGGTGTGCGGCGAAAAATTCGAATGCCCCCCGCCCCTGCTGCCCGGAAAACTCGGCTTCGATGCCGCCGTGCTGACCGATGCGGCCGAGGAGAGCGCGACCCTCGAACGGCTGTCGGCCGAGCGCGAACGGCTGGGGCCGGTCAATCTCGTCGCCGAGCAGGAACTGGCCGAGCTCGAGCAATCGCGGCTTCAGGGCGCGGCCGAACGCGACGAGCTGGCCGAGGCGATCAATCGCCTGCGCGGCTCGATCGGCAGCCTCAACCGCGAGGGTCGCGCCCGGCTGCTTGCCGCGTTCGAGGCGGTCGACCGCCATTTCCGGAGCCTCTTCACGACCCTGTTCGACGGCGGCCAGGCCCATCTCGCCCTGATCGACAGCGACGATCCGCTCGAGGCGGGGCTCGAGATCATGGCGCAGCCGCCGGGCAAACGCCTGACCGCCTTGTCGCTGCTGTCGGGGGGCGAGCAGGCACTGACCGCGGTCGCCCTGATCTTCGCCCTCTTCCTGACCAAGCCCTCACCGATCTGCGTACTGGACGAGGTCGACGCGCCGCTCGACGACGCCAATGTCGAGCGCTTCTGCGACCTTCTCGTGCGGATGACCGCCGAGACCGATACCCGCTACCTGATCGTTACCCACAATGCCGTGACGATGAGCCGGATGCACCGCCTCTACGGCGTGACCATGGTCGAGCGGGGAGTGAGCCGGATCGTGTCGGTCGATCTTGGCGGGGCAGAGGCGCTGCTGGCCGCCGAATAG
- a CDS encoding TonB-dependent receptor: MLARALAGATLLVVPNAAAIASGGTTTEAAAATEEQAAQVITVTGKREEYGVKSTITGTKTNTPLKDIPQAMSVVSEAQIEDQSLRSVADLLLFVPGATPGTGEANRDQLTLRGNNTTADFFVDGLRDDAQYFRDFYNLDRVEVLKGPNAMIFGRGGGGGIINRVTKRATLSDDHQFLISHDSEGGTRLTADDNVRLGGALGLRVNGVWEHGDSFRDFTKVKRYGVNPTIGWQPGADTRVDLSYEYFHDRRTADRGIPSQGGRPLEGFDRAFFGDPDDSYSDADVQIASLAIEQKFGDNLLLRHRSQFADYDKFYQNIYPSGAVSSTGTVSLGAYNSRNDRRNLISQTDLVWDGSLAGIDQTWLAGFELSRQTSRNHRMSGTAVAPVTLGETAVDRTPSFTTLASDADNRTRATVGAAYIQSQLRPADWIELVAGLRFDRFRLSVDDTRPTVADFARTDELVSPRIGLVLKPRRELSLYTSYSRSYLPQSGDQFSGLTSLTSELKPERFDNIEAGAKWELLDGLLATAAVYQLDRTNTQYRDPATGVVQLSGATRNRGLELGIERSIASRLQISAGYALQKSEIRRATSAPAGRKVPLVPRHSFSLWSKYQFSKPFAAGLGVLARSKSYASINNAVVLPGYARLDGALYYKLMPGIEAQLNVENITNRDYFPTAHNDNNIAPGAPRTARLTLRADF, from the coding sequence GTGCTTGCGCGCGCCCTTGCTGGCGCCACCCTTCTCGTCGTCCCCAACGCCGCCGCCATCGCCAGTGGCGGCACGACCACCGAGGCCGCCGCCGCGACTGAGGAACAGGCCGCGCAGGTCATCACCGTGACCGGCAAGCGCGAGGAATATGGGGTCAAGTCGACCATCACGGGGACCAAGACCAACACCCCGCTCAAGGACATTCCACAGGCGATGTCGGTCGTGTCGGAAGCGCAGATCGAGGACCAGTCGCTGCGCTCGGTCGCCGATCTCCTGCTCTTCGTGCCCGGCGCGACCCCGGGAACGGGCGAAGCCAATCGGGACCAGCTGACCCTGCGCGGCAACAACACCACCGCCGACTTCTTCGTCGACGGCCTGCGCGACGATGCTCAATATTTCCGCGACTTCTACAATCTCGACCGGGTCGAGGTACTGAAGGGTCCCAATGCGATGATCTTCGGTCGTGGCGGCGGCGGCGGGATCATCAACCGGGTGACCAAGCGCGCGACCCTGTCCGACGACCATCAGTTCCTGATCAGCCACGATAGCGAGGGCGGTACCCGCCTGACGGCCGACGACAATGTCCGTCTCGGCGGCGCGCTGGGCCTGCGGGTCAATGGCGTGTGGGAGCATGGCGACAGCTTCCGCGACTTCACCAAGGTCAAACGCTACGGCGTCAATCCGACGATCGGCTGGCAGCCCGGCGCCGATACCCGCGTCGACCTGTCCTACGAATATTTCCACGACCGTCGCACCGCCGACCGCGGCATCCCGTCGCAGGGCGGACGCCCGCTCGAGGGCTTCGACCGGGCCTTCTTCGGCGATCCCGACGACAGCTACTCGGACGCCGACGTCCAGATCGCGTCCCTCGCGATCGAGCAGAAGTTCGGCGACAACCTCCTGCTCCGCCACCGCAGCCAGTTCGCCGATTACGACAAATTCTACCAGAACATCTATCCGAGCGGCGCGGTGAGCAGCACCGGCACCGTCTCGCTCGGCGCCTACAACAGCCGCAACGACCGCCGGAACCTCATCAGCCAGACCGATCTCGTCTGGGACGGCAGCCTCGCCGGCATCGACCAGACCTGGCTGGCCGGTTTCGAGCTCAGCCGGCAGACCAGCCGCAACCACCGGATGAGCGGCACCGCCGTCGCGCCCGTGACGCTGGGCGAAACCGCCGTCGACCGGACGCCCAGCTTCACCACCCTGGCGAGTGACGCGGACAACCGGACCCGCGCGACCGTGGGCGCGGCCTATATCCAGAGCCAGCTGCGACCAGCGGACTGGATCGAACTTGTCGCGGGCCTGCGCTTCGACCGCTTCCGCCTGTCGGTCGACGACACGCGGCCCACCGTCGCCGACTTCGCACGGACCGACGAACTGGTGTCCCCCCGCATCGGCCTCGTTCTGAAGCCGCGCCGCGAACTGTCCCTCTACACCAGCTATTCGCGCTCTTATCTCCCGCAATCGGGCGACCAGTTCAGCGGGCTGACCTCGCTTACCAGCGAACTCAAGCCCGAGCGCTTCGACAACATCGAGGCGGGCGCCAAATGGGAGCTGCTCGACGGGCTGCTCGCGACGGCCGCCGTCTACCAGCTCGACCGGACCAACACCCAGTATCGCGATCCCGCGACCGGGGTGGTCCAGTTGTCGGGCGCGACCCGCAATCGCGGCCTCGAGCTGGGCATCGAGCGGAGCATCGCCTCGCGGCTGCAGATCTCGGCCGGCTATGCGCTGCAGAAGAGCGAGATCCGCCGCGCGACCAGCGCGCCGGCCGGGCGCAAGGTGCCGCTCGTCCCGCGTCACAGCTTCTCGCTCTGGTCCAAATATCAGTTCAGCAAGCCGTTCGCGGCGGGGCTGGGCGTGCTGGCGCGCTCGAAGAGCTATGCGTCGATCAACAACGCCGTCGTGCTGCCCGGCTATGCCCGGCTCGACGGGGCGCTCTATTACAAGCTGATGCCGGGCATCGAGGCGCAGCTCAACGTCGAGAACATCACCAACCGCGACTATTTCCCGACCGCGCACAACGACAACAATATCGCGCCCGGAGCCCCGCGGACGGCGCGCCTGACGCTGCGCGCGGACTTCTAG
- a CDS encoding putative DNA modification/repair radical SAM protein has translation MAQLDTREKLAILADAAKYDASCASSGTSKRNSVGGKGIGSTEGMGICHAYAPDGRCISLLKILLTNSCIFDCHYCINRKSSNVRRARFTAQEVVQLTLAFYKRNYIEGLFLSSGIIASSNYTMEQLVEVARSLREDHDFRGYIHLKTIPDADPELVLMAGLYADRVSINVELPTEPGLKRLAPEKSAPQIEGAMLGMKGAIEDGKDAKKKYRSAPSFAPAGQSTQMIVGADAATDGDIVLKASTLYGRFSLRRVYYSAFSPIPDASAVLPLQRPPLMREHRLYQSDWLMRFYGFKPEEVVSAAEPDGMLPLDIDPKLAWALKFREHFPVDVNRASREQLLRVPGLGTKAVDRLLRSRRYRTFTLDDVARLTVSIAKIRPFIVTSDWRPTLLTDRADLKRWIKPDAKQMELFAA, from the coding sequence ATGGCGCAGCTCGACACTCGCGAGAAACTGGCGATCCTCGCGGATGCGGCCAAATATGATGCCAGCTGCGCGTCCTCGGGGACGTCGAAGCGCAACAGTGTCGGCGGCAAGGGCATCGGCTCGACCGAGGGTATGGGCATCTGCCACGCTTATGCTCCCGACGGGCGCTGCATCAGCCTCCTCAAGATCCTGCTGACCAACAGCTGCATCTTCGACTGCCATTATTGCATCAACCGCAAGAGTTCGAACGTCCGCCGCGCGCGCTTCACGGCGCAGGAAGTCGTCCAGCTCACTCTCGCCTTCTATAAGCGCAACTATATCGAGGGCCTGTTCCTGTCGTCGGGGATCATCGCCTCGTCCAACTACACGATGGAGCAGTTGGTCGAGGTCGCGCGCAGCCTGCGCGAGGACCATGATTTCCGCGGCTACATCCATTTGAAGACCATCCCCGACGCCGATCCCGAGCTGGTCCTGATGGCGGGCCTCTACGCCGATCGCGTCTCGATCAACGTCGAGCTTCCGACCGAGCCCGGCCTCAAGCGCCTCGCCCCCGAGAAGAGCGCGCCGCAGATCGAGGGTGCGATGCTCGGCATGAAAGGCGCGATCGAGGACGGCAAGGACGCGAAGAAGAAATATCGCTCGGCGCCCAGTTTTGCGCCGGCTGGCCAGTCGACCCAGATGATCGTCGGTGCCGACGCAGCGACCGATGGCGACATCGTCCTCAAGGCCAGCACGCTCTACGGCCGGTTCAGCCTTCGCCGCGTCTATTACTCGGCCTTTTCGCCCATCCCCGACGCCAGCGCGGTGCTCCCGCTCCAGCGCCCGCCATTGATGCGCGAGCATCGTCTCTATCAATCCGACTGGCTGATGCGCTTCTACGGGTTCAAGCCGGAGGAAGTGGTGAGCGCGGCCGAGCCCGACGGCATGCTTCCGCTCGACATCGACCCCAAGCTTGCTTGGGCGCTCAAGTTCCGGGAGCATTTCCCGGTCGACGTCAATCGCGCCAGCCGCGAGCAGTTGCTGCGGGTGCCCGGCCTTGGGACCAAGGCGGTCGACCGGCTGCTCCGCTCGCGCCGCTATCGCACCTTCACGCTCGACGACGTCGCGCGGTTGACCGTCAGCATCGCCAAGATCCGCCCGTTCATCGTCACCAGCGACTGGCGACCGACCCTGCTTACCGACCGCGCCGACCTCAAGCGCTGGATCAAGCCCGACGCCAAGCAGATGGAATTGTTCGCGGCGTGA
- a CDS encoding DUF1206 domain-containing protein: MRTDPSAAMTIFTRLGFAARGLLYLVIGLLVLRSGRTEDATGALGVVAEGGGRILLLLIILGFLAYGLWRLADAAFNVERHGSDGRGKRERVGAAVSGVVHLFLAWQALRLFRGTGAGGGGADSGAEQGAATALQLPLGTFMLEIAGLVLLGVGVAQLIKAWKADFLRHLEPRVAGQPWARWTGQGGYAARGLVFLITGSFLVSAGLEQKSREAGGMEEALDWLTSPWDSIVAVGLFLFGLYCLIEARYRMLNDVPVGKLAAKARDKLPV, from the coding sequence ATGCGCACCGACCCCAGCGCCGCAATGACCATATTCACCCGCCTCGGCTTTGCCGCGCGCGGGCTGCTTTATCTGGTGATCGGCCTTCTGGTCCTTCGCTCGGGCAGGACCGAGGATGCGACCGGCGCGCTCGGGGTCGTCGCCGAGGGGGGCGGCCGGATCCTCCTCCTCCTCATCATCCTCGGCTTCCTCGCCTATGGCCTGTGGCGGCTCGCCGACGCCGCCTTCAATGTCGAGCGGCACGGGAGCGACGGCCGCGGCAAGCGCGAACGGGTCGGCGCGGCGGTCAGTGGGGTCGTCCACCTGTTCCTCGCGTGGCAGGCGCTCCGACTGTTCCGCGGGACTGGCGCGGGCGGAGGTGGCGCGGACAGCGGGGCCGAGCAGGGGGCGGCAACCGCGCTCCAGCTTCCGCTTGGCACGTTCATGCTCGAGATCGCCGGTCTCGTCCTCCTCGGCGTCGGCGTCGCACAACTAATCAAGGCGTGGAAGGCGGATTTCCTCCGGCATCTCGAGCCGCGCGTGGCCGGCCAGCCCTGGGCGCGCTGGACGGGGCAGGGGGGCTATGCCGCGCGCGGCCTCGTCTTCCTCATCACCGGCAGCTTCCTGGTGAGCGCCGGGCTCGAGCAGAAGTCGCGCGAGGCCGGCGGGATGGAGGAAGCGCTCGACTGGCTGACCTCGCCGTGGGATTCGATCGTCGCGGTCGGCTTGTTCCTGTTCGGCCTCTACTGCCTGATCGAGGCACGCTATCGGATGCTCAACGACGTTCCCGTCGGCAAGCTCGCCGCTAAGGCGCGCGACAAGCTTCCGGTTTGA
- a CDS encoding demethoxyubiquinone hydroxylase family protein: MLRVDHAGEYGATRIYAGQLAVLRGASPAAHLVAHMAAQEERHLARFNQLLAERRVRPTLLQPLWHVGGFALGAVTALISEKAAMACTEAVETEIDIHYAEQLEQLGDRDPELSADIRQFQAEELEHRDTAREHGALETPAYPLLSFAIRSICKAAIAVSKKV, encoded by the coding sequence ATGCTGCGTGTCGACCATGCCGGCGAATATGGCGCAACTCGCATCTACGCCGGCCAGCTTGCCGTGCTGCGCGGGGCCTCGCCGGCGGCGCATCTGGTGGCGCACATGGCGGCGCAGGAGGAGCGGCATCTCGCCCGCTTCAATCAGTTGCTGGCCGAGCGCCGGGTCCGCCCGACCTTGCTCCAGCCGCTCTGGCACGTCGGCGGCTTCGCGCTCGGCGCGGTCACCGCGCTGATCAGCGAGAAGGCGGCCATGGCCTGCACCGAGGCGGTCGAGACCGAGATCGACATCCATTATGCCGAGCAGCTTGAGCAGCTCGGCGACCGCGACCCCGAACTGAGCGCAGACATCCGCCAGTTCCAGGCCGAGGAGCTCGAGCATCGCGACACCGCGCGCGAGCATGGCGCGCTCGAGACGCCGGCCTATCCGCTGCTCAGCTTTGCCATCCGCTCCATCTGCAAGGCCGCCATTGCGGTCTCCAAGAAGGTCTAG
- a CDS encoding disulfide bond formation protein B — MDARTTSLAAVSGGRLRLAQWLALAVPGALLLGALGSQVIGGLVPCEMCMWQRWPHLAAIVLAGLSLALPRQARLLTVLAVIAIAVSGAIGVFHAGVEAGWWQGLTACSTTAAGATPDELLKSILATPLVRCDQVQWSFAGLSLAAWNAIISLLSVGVITWLMAKR, encoded by the coding sequence ATGGACGCCCGCACGACCTCGCTCGCGGCGGTGTCCGGCGGAAGGCTCCGCCTCGCCCAGTGGCTTGCGCTGGCGGTGCCCGGCGCCCTGCTGCTCGGCGCGCTCGGTTCGCAGGTGATCGGCGGGCTCGTGCCCTGCGAGATGTGCATGTGGCAGCGCTGGCCGCACCTTGCTGCCATCGTTCTTGCCGGCCTCTCGCTCGCGCTGCCGCGGCAGGCCCGCCTGCTGACCGTGCTGGCGGTGATCGCCATCGCCGTCTCGGGCGCGATCGGGGTTTTCCATGCCGGAGTCGAGGCGGGCTGGTGGCAGGGGCTGACGGCCTGCTCGACCACCGCCGCCGGCGCGACACCCGACGAGCTCCTGAAGTCGATCCTCGCGACCCCGCTGGTCCGCTGCGACCAGGTGCAATGGTCCTTTGCCGGTCTGTCGCTCGCGGCCTGGAATGCCATTATCTCGCTGTTGTCGGTGGGAGTGATCACGTGGCTGATGGCGAAGCGCTGA